In a genomic window of Amycolatopsis japonica:
- a CDS encoding cytochrome d ubiquinol oxidase subunit II, whose protein sequence is MVILWWCVLGFLTAGYFALAGYDYGVGMLLGRLSRDEAGRRRVLGAFGPFFLANEVWLVAAVGVLFGAFPHLEGKVFSGAYLPVVTLLLGLVTFTAAVQLRSRRPDAGRGAWTLAITVGAWVTAVSWGVFLGNLVLGLPLDAAGKPAGDVLAVFSPYALLWGAGFVALFALQGAAFLAVRAPAEFTARANRIAKALLAPALAFLVVAVGWGAVETTASWSVLPAIVLAFGALGVAAAALRAGRHKAALVATMTLSASPVLAVGTLRLPDALVSSVDGGFSLSLTEAATSTEMLSLLTFVLPPALVAIAAVQWVTWRRHDTRVDQRSLLHF, encoded by the coding sequence ATGGTGATCCTCTGGTGGTGTGTGCTCGGTTTCCTGACGGCCGGCTATTTCGCGCTGGCAGGCTACGACTACGGCGTCGGGATGCTGCTCGGCAGGCTCAGCCGTGACGAGGCCGGGCGACGGCGCGTGCTCGGCGCTTTCGGCCCGTTCTTCCTGGCCAACGAGGTGTGGCTGGTGGCCGCGGTCGGTGTCCTGTTCGGCGCTTTCCCGCATCTGGAAGGAAAAGTGTTCTCCGGGGCGTACCTTCCGGTCGTCACCCTGCTGCTCGGGCTCGTCACGTTCACCGCGGCGGTGCAGTTGCGCAGCAGGCGGCCGGACGCGGGCCGCGGCGCCTGGACGCTGGCGATCACCGTCGGCGCCTGGGTGACGGCGGTGTCGTGGGGCGTGTTCCTCGGCAACCTCGTGCTCGGGCTCCCGCTCGACGCGGCCGGAAAACCGGCAGGCGACGTCCTCGCGGTGTTCAGCCCGTACGCACTGCTCTGGGGTGCCGGGTTCGTCGCGCTGTTCGCCTTGCAGGGAGCGGCTTTCCTCGCCGTCCGGGCACCCGCCGAGTTCACCGCCCGCGCGAACCGGATCGCCAAGGCCCTGCTCGCGCCGGCGCTCGCGTTCCTGGTCGTGGCGGTCGGCTGGGGCGCCGTCGAGACCACCGCGTCGTGGTCGGTGCTGCCAGCGATCGTGCTGGCGTTCGGCGCGCTGGGTGTTGCAGCGGCGGCCCTGCGCGCGGGACGGCACAAGGCTGCGCTGGTCGCCACGATGACGCTGTCCGCGTCACCGGTGCTGGCGGTCGGAACCCTGCGCCTGCCGGACGCGCTGGTGTCCTCTGTGGACGGAGGCTTCTCATTGAGCCTCACGGAGGCGGCCACCAGTACCGAGATGCTCAGCCTGCTCACCTTCGTCCTGCCGCCCGCGCTCGTGGCGATCGCCGCCGTGCAATGGGTGACCTGGCGCAGGCACGACACCCGCGTCGACCAGCGTTCGCTGCTGCACTTCTAG
- the cydD gene encoding thiol reductant ABC exporter subunit CydD — translation MPPLPGLRRHFGVLAVLGTLTAAAILVQADGLATLLTGGGVTWTLVAAIAVRALLAGVQGSVGGRFAAKVKSGLRKRLLGAEAENPGKVATLVTKGIDASDAYLTGYLPTVVLSAIIPVAVLVRLFAADLSSALIITATLPLIPVFAILVGQHTKAKTAKQWSLLSKLGGHFLDVVRGLGTLKVFGRAEAQAKTVRAMADAHTDATMRTLRVAFLSALVLELVATLSVALVAVPIGFRLLEGGMVVHTAVLVLLLAPEAYLPLRAAGAKFHASAEGLATLREALAVRSEDVVPGSLVAGRGAPRIALEKVSVAFGDETVLSEVDMTIESGEHVALVGPSGSGKSTLLAVLLGFVTPTSGRVLVDGVDLRELDPAGWRAGTAWVPQRPTLFTGTVEENIAMGQVPDVQAAARAAAFDEVVRGLPDGYRTRIGELGAPLSAGQRQRLGLARALARTEAGLALLDEPTARLDAGTEAAVLDATRELLTGRTAVLVAHRPAMTALATRVLEVHDGAVRERELV, via the coding sequence ATGCCTCCCCTTCCCGGATTGCGGCGCCACTTCGGCGTACTGGCCGTCCTCGGAACGCTGACCGCCGCGGCGATCCTCGTCCAGGCCGACGGTCTCGCGACGCTGCTCACCGGCGGCGGTGTGACCTGGACGCTCGTCGCCGCCATCGCGGTGCGTGCGCTGCTCGCCGGCGTCCAGGGTTCCGTCGGCGGCCGGTTCGCGGCGAAGGTCAAATCCGGGCTGCGCAAACGGCTTCTCGGCGCGGAGGCGGAGAACCCGGGCAAGGTCGCGACCCTGGTGACCAAGGGGATCGACGCGAGCGACGCCTACCTGACCGGGTATCTGCCGACGGTGGTGCTCTCGGCGATCATCCCGGTCGCGGTGCTCGTCCGGCTGTTCGCCGCGGATCTGTCGTCAGCGTTGATCATCACCGCGACACTGCCGCTGATCCCGGTGTTCGCGATCCTGGTCGGACAGCACACGAAGGCGAAGACCGCCAAGCAATGGTCGCTGCTTTCCAAGCTGGGCGGGCATTTCCTCGACGTCGTGCGCGGGCTCGGCACGCTCAAGGTGTTCGGCCGCGCGGAGGCGCAGGCGAAGACCGTGCGGGCGATGGCGGACGCGCACACCGACGCGACCATGCGCACGCTGCGGGTCGCGTTCCTGTCCGCGCTGGTGCTGGAACTGGTGGCGACGCTTTCGGTGGCGCTTGTGGCGGTGCCGATCGGCTTCCGGTTACTGGAAGGCGGCATGGTCGTGCACACCGCGGTGCTCGTGTTGCTGCTCGCCCCGGAGGCGTATCTGCCGCTGCGGGCCGCGGGGGCGAAGTTCCACGCCAGCGCGGAAGGGCTCGCCACGCTGCGGGAAGCGCTGGCCGTCCGTTCGGAGGACGTCGTCCCCGGTTCGCTCGTGGCCGGCCGCGGTGCGCCGCGGATCGCGCTGGAGAAGGTGAGCGTGGCATTCGGCGACGAGACCGTACTGTCCGAAGTGGACATGACGATCGAATCGGGTGAGCACGTCGCGCTCGTCGGCCCCAGCGGTTCCGGCAAGAGCACGTTGCTGGCAGTGCTGCTGGGCTTCGTCACGCCGACGTCCGGCCGGGTCCTCGTCGACGGCGTCGACCTGCGCGAGCTGGATCCGGCCGGGTGGCGGGCCGGGACGGCGTGGGTGCCGCAGCGGCCGACGCTGTTCACCGGGACCGTCGAGGAGAACATCGCCATGGGCCAGGTGCCGGACGTCCAGGCCGCGGCACGCGCGGCGGCGTTCGACGAGGTCGTGCGGGGCCTGCCCGACGGCTACCGGACCCGGATCGGCGAACTGGGCGCGCCGCTTTCGGCCGGTCAGCGGCAACGGCTCGGCCTCGCCAGGGCGCTGGCGCGCACCGAGGCGGGTCTGGCGCTGCTCGACGAGCCGACCGCCAGGCTCGACGCGGGGACCGAAGCGGCCGTGCTCGACGCGACCCGGGAACTGCTCACCGGCCGGACCGCGGTACTCGTCGCCCACCGGCCCGCGATGACCGCGCTTGCCACCCGCGTCCTCGAAGTCCACGATGGCGCCGTACGAGAACGGGAACTGGTGTGA
- a CDS encoding helix-turn-helix transcriptional regulator: protein MKADSLRGHLDALLLAVLDGRKLHGYAIIEALQLRSDGALDLPTGTVYPALRRLERAGFLASEWDVVSGRKRRTYKLTRSGQKALAAERAEWQEFTTVIGGVLGGSTA, encoded by the coding sequence ATGAAGGCCGACAGCCTGCGCGGGCACCTCGACGCGCTGCTCCTCGCCGTCCTCGACGGCCGGAAGCTGCACGGATACGCCATCATCGAGGCGCTCCAGCTCCGCAGTGACGGTGCGCTCGACCTGCCGACGGGCACCGTCTACCCGGCGCTTCGCCGGTTGGAACGCGCCGGATTCCTCGCCAGCGAATGGGACGTCGTGTCCGGCCGCAAACGTCGTACGTACAAGCTCACCCGCTCCGGGCAGAAGGCCCTGGCGGCGGAACGGGCGGAGTGGCAGGAGTTCACCACCGTGATCGGTGGTGTCCTCGGGGGGAGCACGGCATGA
- the cydC gene encoding thiol reductant ABC exporter subunit CydC, with protein sequence MNVWGVSTKDVVRLARAGLIAAGAELAGLALMATAAWLLLKAAEQPPLASLTVAIVAVRTLALLRGGLRYAERLAGHEVVLRYLGALRTRVYTSLLPHRVSRHSGGDLVTRLVSDVDAVQDAILRCLLPAGVAAFVGAVSTTVALIVSPAAGLVLASGLAVAGIGLPWLCVRITRAAAGASAPARADLAERTVELITGRRELIAYGVHESTVDSAHAAVDSLASRDRTTANRTSLLTAAGILVQLLTCVAIALTAGVSAPLTAALALGALAVFELVLPLTAAAQRWVEVRASAERVRALLTEPPPARGTAVPEPGHLRLKGVGVHFAGRAPTLDSVDLDLPPGKRIGIVGPSGAGKTTLLNVLLGSVAPTSGHALLNGKPLDTYDPALLPSVISGALADAHVFHTTVRENLLLAKPGSSDAELLDACATAGFDLPLDREVGSDGDALSGGQRQRLILARAALSAPPILVLDEPVEGLDPAHGDAVLADVLAAARGTVVLVTHRESQVAGFDEVLRL encoded by the coding sequence GTGAACGTCTGGGGAGTGTCCACAAAGGACGTCGTACGGCTGGCCCGTGCCGGACTGATCGCGGCCGGGGCCGAGCTGGCGGGACTGGCGCTGATGGCCACTGCCGCGTGGCTGCTGCTGAAGGCGGCCGAGCAGCCGCCGCTGGCGTCGCTCACCGTGGCGATCGTCGCCGTGCGGACGCTGGCGTTGCTGCGCGGCGGTCTGCGTTACGCGGAACGGCTCGCCGGGCATGAGGTCGTCCTGCGCTATCTCGGCGCCCTGCGGACCCGCGTGTACACGTCGTTGCTGCCGCACCGGGTCTCGCGGCATTCGGGCGGTGACCTCGTCACGCGTCTGGTGTCCGATGTGGACGCCGTGCAGGACGCGATCCTCCGCTGCCTGCTGCCCGCCGGTGTCGCCGCCTTCGTCGGCGCGGTGTCGACGACGGTCGCGCTGATCGTCAGCCCGGCCGCCGGGCTCGTGCTCGCGTCAGGGCTCGCCGTCGCCGGGATCGGCTTGCCGTGGCTGTGCGTGCGGATCACCCGCGCGGCGGCGGGAGCGAGCGCCCCGGCCCGGGCCGACCTCGCCGAACGGACCGTGGAACTGATCACCGGGCGGCGCGAGCTGATCGCCTACGGCGTCCACGAGTCCACTGTGGACTCCGCGCACGCTGCTGTCGATTCCCTTGCTTCGCGGGACCGGACGACGGCGAACCGCACGAGCCTGCTGACCGCGGCCGGGATCCTCGTCCAGCTGCTGACCTGCGTCGCCATCGCGCTGACCGCCGGGGTTTCCGCGCCGCTGACCGCGGCACTGGCCCTGGGCGCGCTGGCCGTGTTCGAGCTGGTCCTGCCGCTGACCGCGGCCGCGCAGCGCTGGGTCGAGGTCCGCGCGTCGGCCGAGCGGGTGCGCGCGCTGCTGACCGAACCGCCGCCCGCGCGCGGGACCGCGGTGCCCGAGCCGGGACATCTGCGGCTCAAAGGCGTCGGCGTTCACTTCGCGGGCAGGGCTCCGACGCTGGACAGCGTCGACCTCGACCTGCCGCCGGGCAAGCGGATCGGGATCGTGGGGCCGAGCGGGGCGGGGAAGACGACGTTGCTGAACGTCCTGCTGGGATCCGTGGCGCCGACGTCCGGGCACGCTCTGCTGAACGGGAAGCCGCTGGACACCTACGACCCGGCGCTGCTGCCGTCGGTGATTTCGGGTGCGCTCGCGGACGCGCACGTCTTCCACACGACCGTCCGCGAGAACCTGCTGCTCGCGAAGCCCGGCTCTTCCGACGCCGAACTGCTCGACGCGTGCGCGACGGCCGGATTCGATCTGCCGCTGGATCGCGAAGTCGGCTCCGACGGCGACGCGTTGTCCGGTGGGCAACGCCAGCGGCTCATCCTGGCGAGAGCAGCGCTCTCGGCACCGCCGATTCTCGTCCTGGACGAGCCCGTCGAGGGTCTGGATCCGGCGCACGGTGACGCCGTCCTGGCCGACGTGCTCGCCGCCGCGCGCGGGACCGTCGTCCTCGTGACGCATCGCGAGTCGCAGGTGGCCGGGTTCGACGAGGTCCTACGCCTGTAG
- a CDS encoding glucosyl-3-phosphoglycerate synthase has protein sequence MSWFERRTWQNPDWTLDDIVAAKGDRTVSVVLPALDEEDTVAEVVGTVRPLLGTVVDELVVMDSGSTDATAELAARAGARVVHREDVLPELPPVPGKGEVLWRSLAATTGDVVVFLDSDLVDPDPAFVPTLLGPLLCEEGVHLVKGFYRRPLRLESSGGGRVTELLARPVLSALRPSLSGLIQPLGGEYAATREFLESVPFAAGYGVEIGLILDAEARYGLEGLAQVNLGVRKHRNRSLLQLGVMARQILGTALARCGIKSDDPAQLTQFAQVGDEWLPEVAEVSVSDRPPMREVRGLQA, from the coding sequence ATGAGTTGGTTCGAGCGGCGTACCTGGCAGAACCCCGATTGGACGCTCGACGACATCGTCGCTGCGAAGGGTGACCGGACGGTTTCGGTCGTGCTACCGGCGCTCGACGAAGAGGACACCGTCGCCGAAGTCGTCGGCACGGTCCGCCCGTTGCTGGGCACGGTCGTCGACGAGCTGGTCGTGATGGATTCGGGCTCCACCGACGCCACCGCCGAGCTCGCCGCCCGCGCCGGCGCGCGCGTGGTGCACCGCGAGGACGTGCTCCCCGAGCTGCCGCCGGTGCCGGGCAAGGGCGAGGTGCTGTGGCGGTCGCTGGCCGCGACGACCGGTGACGTCGTCGTGTTCCTCGACTCCGATCTCGTCGACCCCGATCCGGCGTTCGTGCCGACCCTCCTCGGGCCCCTGCTCTGCGAGGAAGGCGTCCACCTGGTCAAGGGCTTCTACCGGCGGCCGCTGCGGCTGGAGAGCAGCGGCGGCGGCCGGGTCACCGAGCTGCTGGCGCGACCGGTCCTCTCGGCGCTGCGCCCGTCACTCTCGGGGCTGATCCAGCCGCTTGGCGGCGAGTACGCCGCGACGCGCGAGTTCCTCGAGTCGGTGCCCTTCGCGGCCGGGTACGGCGTAGAGATCGGGCTCATCCTCGACGCCGAAGCGCGCTACGGCCTCGAAGGGCTCGCTCAGGTCAACCTCGGCGTACGCAAGCATCGCAACCGCTCGCTGCTTCAGCTGGGTGTGATGGCGCGTCAGATCCTCGGGACGGCACTCGCGCGCTGCGGCATCAAGTCCGACGACCCGGCCCAGCTCACGCAGTTCGCGCAGGTGGGTGACGAATGGCTGCCGGAGGTGGCCGAGGTGTCGGTCAGCGACCGGCCGCCGATGCGCGAAGTGCGCGGCCTACAGGCGTAG
- a CDS encoding lysophospholipid acyltransferase family protein, with protein MLPLLVRFVLGPLVRALYRPEIRGVENIPATGPVLLAPNHRAALDTGVITFTAMRQVKFLGKAEYFTGRGLKGKLMAGFLGGLGYVPVERGNAQAGLAALEAARKVLDAGGAFAIYPEGTRSLDGRLHRGHTGVAALALATGAKVVPVALSGTEDLQPAGKRIPRRAKITVTYGAPLDFSRYEGQDSSPAIRRSVTDEIMYAILELSGQEYVDSYHKRPDQSAA; from the coding sequence TTGCTACCGCTGCTCGTCCGATTCGTGCTCGGCCCGCTGGTCAGAGCGCTGTACCGCCCCGAGATCCGCGGCGTGGAGAACATCCCCGCCACCGGTCCGGTGCTGCTGGCACCCAACCATCGGGCGGCGCTGGACACCGGCGTGATCACTTTCACGGCGATGCGACAGGTCAAGTTCCTCGGCAAGGCGGAGTACTTCACCGGCCGCGGGCTCAAGGGCAAACTGATGGCCGGTTTCCTGGGCGGCCTCGGCTACGTCCCGGTCGAACGCGGCAACGCGCAGGCCGGTCTCGCCGCGCTCGAAGCGGCACGGAAGGTGCTCGACGCGGGTGGCGCGTTCGCGATCTACCCCGAAGGCACCCGCTCGCTGGACGGGCGGCTGCACCGTGGCCACACCGGTGTCGCGGCGCTGGCGCTGGCGACCGGGGCGAAGGTGGTGCCGGTCGCGCTCAGCGGGACCGAAGACCTGCAGCCGGCCGGGAAGCGGATCCCGCGGCGGGCGAAGATCACGGTGACCTACGGTGCGCCGTTGGACTTCTCGCGGTACGAGGGGCAGGACTCGTCGCCGGCGATCCGGCGCTCGGTGACCGACGAGATCATGTACGCGATCCTGGAGCTTTCGGGGCAGGAGTACGTCGACTCTTACCACAAACGGCCTGATCAGAGCGCTGCCTGA
- a CDS encoding LOG family protein gives MAAPRRICVFCGSSMGFDPRYADEARALGTLLASRGIGLVYGGASVGTMGVVADAALAAGGEVIGVIPEALGSVEIAHAGLTELHVVADMHQRKAKMAALSDGFLALPGGAGTLEELFEVWTWAQLGLHEKPIGLVDVGGYYAPLLKFADHMVSEGFLSAGYRDMLSIDSDASVLLDGFVDYVPPPRPKWAK, from the coding sequence ATGGCGGCGCCGCGCCGGATCTGTGTCTTCTGCGGCTCGTCGATGGGCTTCGACCCGAGGTATGCCGACGAGGCGCGAGCCTTGGGCACGCTGCTGGCCTCGCGGGGGATCGGGCTGGTCTACGGCGGCGCCTCGGTCGGCACCATGGGCGTCGTCGCGGACGCCGCGCTCGCCGCCGGCGGTGAGGTGATCGGCGTGATCCCCGAGGCGCTGGGCAGCGTCGAGATCGCGCACGCGGGCCTGACCGAACTGCACGTCGTCGCCGACATGCACCAGCGGAAGGCGAAGATGGCGGCGTTGTCCGACGGCTTCCTCGCACTGCCCGGCGGCGCGGGGACGCTGGAGGAGCTGTTCGAGGTGTGGACGTGGGCGCAGCTCGGGCTGCACGAGAAGCCGATCGGGCTGGTCGACGTCGGCGGGTACTACGCGCCGCTGCTGAAGTTCGCCGACCACATGGTGTCGGAGGGCTTTCTGTCGGCTGGGTACCGGGACATGCTGTCGATCGACTCGGACGCTTCGGTGCTTCTGGACGGCTTCGTGGACTACGTGCCGCCGCCTCGTCCTAAGTGGGCTAAGTAG
- a CDS encoding permease prefix domain 1-containing protein has product MNAIEAYIGELDGRLRGPRSAKADLLTEARDGLVDAADAYREGGVDEAEAERRAVADFGPADLIARDYQAELGLRRDIRVLWELIAGVPLLILGWDFARGFGDWSRFGDAPSWYHRAIGAADTLAALSPAIAVAGLLAARLLSRRAGGPPVARAVSWSLAGAVGLNLLAVATYGGATGLLEPARMLVSVPCAVMSGTWILFSMRLAVAARSRRATA; this is encoded by the coding sequence ATGAACGCGATCGAGGCCTACATCGGCGAGTTGGACGGCCGCTTGCGCGGGCCGCGGTCGGCGAAGGCCGATCTGCTCACCGAAGCGAGGGACGGTCTGGTCGACGCGGCCGACGCTTATCGCGAGGGTGGTGTCGACGAGGCGGAGGCCGAACGCCGTGCCGTCGCCGATTTCGGGCCCGCCGACCTGATCGCTCGTGACTACCAGGCGGAATTGGGACTCCGGCGCGACATCCGCGTGCTGTGGGAGCTGATCGCCGGTGTCCCGCTGCTGATCCTCGGCTGGGATTTCGCACGGGGCTTCGGTGACTGGTCGCGGTTCGGCGACGCGCCGTCCTGGTACCACCGCGCGATCGGTGCGGCCGACACACTCGCGGCGCTGTCCCCGGCCATCGCGGTCGCCGGGTTGCTCGCGGCACGTCTGCTTTCGCGGCGAGCGGGTGGCCCGCCCGTCGCCCGCGCGGTCTCGTGGTCGCTGGCGGGCGCGGTGGGTCTGAACCTGCTCGCGGTCGCGACGTACGGCGGCGCGACCGGACTGCTGGAACCCGCGCGCATGCTCGTCAGCGTGCCGTGCGCGGTCATGTCCGGAACCTGGATCCTGTTCAGCATGCGGCTCGCGGTCGCCGCGCGGAGTCGGAGAGCCACGGCATGA
- a CDS encoding cytochrome ubiquinol oxidase subunit I yields MDALPIARLQFATTTSFHFLFVLLTLGLVTLVAVMQTRSAFGEKPELTRMTRFWGKLYVINYALGIVTGIVMEFQFGLTWTGLSAVAGDVFGAPLAIETLVAFFAESTFLGLWIFGWGRLNKWVHLTLIWLVTLTAYASALFIMVANSFLQNPVGTHAENGVLKLDDFGALFTNPALMSSLPHVLSAALMTGGFFVVGVSAYHFIKRTKEIEFFQRSMRIGVLASLVGSTLVIGFGFGQFGPLGEYHPDKLKSPDPLVGASLGFMIQIGFIAFLASMLGTLLLFRNWITKVRPLLYVMVLAIPLPFVAAILGWLVREIGRQPWLIRGQLTTADAVASIPAGQILFSFIAFTVLFAALAIADWVLMSRVAKRGPDASEEAAAPRPELPVLSGV; encoded by the coding sequence ATGGACGCACTCCCGATCGCGAGACTCCAGTTCGCGACGACGACCTCGTTCCACTTCCTGTTCGTGCTGCTCACACTGGGGCTCGTGACACTCGTCGCGGTGATGCAGACACGCTCCGCGTTCGGCGAAAAGCCGGAACTCACGCGGATGACTCGCTTCTGGGGCAAGCTTTACGTGATCAATTACGCGCTGGGAATCGTCACCGGAATCGTGATGGAATTCCAGTTCGGACTCACCTGGACCGGCCTGTCCGCGGTCGCGGGCGACGTCTTCGGCGCTCCGCTGGCCATCGAGACGCTGGTGGCGTTCTTCGCCGAATCGACCTTCCTGGGGCTCTGGATCTTCGGCTGGGGGCGGCTGAACAAATGGGTCCATCTGACGCTGATCTGGCTGGTCACGCTGACCGCGTACGCCTCGGCGCTGTTCATCATGGTGGCCAACTCGTTCCTGCAGAACCCGGTCGGCACGCACGCCGAAAACGGCGTGCTGAAGCTCGACGACTTCGGCGCGCTGTTCACCAACCCGGCACTGATGAGCTCGCTGCCGCACGTGCTGAGCGCGGCGCTCATGACCGGCGGCTTCTTCGTGGTCGGCGTCAGCGCGTACCACTTCATCAAGCGCACCAAGGAGATCGAGTTCTTCCAGCGCTCGATGCGGATCGGCGTGCTCGCCTCGCTGGTCGGCAGCACGCTGGTGATCGGCTTCGGTTTCGGCCAGTTCGGCCCGTTGGGCGAGTACCACCCCGACAAGCTCAAGTCGCCTGATCCGCTGGTCGGCGCGTCGCTGGGCTTCATGATCCAGATCGGGTTCATCGCCTTCCTCGCCTCGATGCTCGGCACGCTGCTGCTGTTCCGGAACTGGATCACCAAGGTGCGGCCGCTGCTGTACGTGATGGTGCTGGCCATTCCGCTGCCGTTCGTCGCGGCGATCCTCGGCTGGCTGGTGCGCGAGATCGGCCGTCAGCCGTGGCTGATCCGCGGGCAGCTGACCACCGCCGACGCCGTCGCGTCGATCCCGGCGGGACAGATCCTGTTCTCCTTCATCGCGTTCACGGTGCTGTTCGCGGCGCTCGCGATCGCCGACTGGGTGCTGATGTCACGGGTCGCCAAACGCGGCCCCGACGCGAGCGAAGAAGCGGCCGCGCCGCGTCCCGAACTTCCCGTCCTGAGCGGAGTCTGA
- a CDS encoding permease prefix domain 1-containing protein, producing MTTIEAYIGDLDTRLRGSAGAKADLLTEAKDGLIDAAEAYREGGVDEAEAERRAVADFGPAAVIAREYQAELALRGDIGTLWKVIVGIPLIQVGWELARIWTYGDWSRSGNSHPEWYMSVIELFGVLVLVPPVIGVVALFGTRRLGRRLDSVRLGKVTRWTVGAAASTNLLALLLLTVGTAALDPSRLNVSLVCNVLAIGWVAFSFWLLPPAFRPRPALAA from the coding sequence ATGACCACTATCGAGGCCTACATCGGCGATCTGGACACGAGATTGCGCGGCTCGGCGGGGGCGAAGGCGGATCTGCTCACCGAGGCCAAGGACGGTCTGATCGACGCCGCCGAGGCGTATCGCGAGGGTGGTGTCGACGAGGCGGAGGCCGAACGCCGTGCCGTCGCCGATTTCGGCCCGGCCGCCGTGATCGCCCGCGAGTACCAGGCCGAGCTGGCGTTGCGCGGCGACATCGGCACGTTGTGGAAGGTCATCGTCGGTATCCCGCTGATCCAGGTGGGCTGGGAGCTGGCGCGGATCTGGACCTACGGCGACTGGAGCCGGAGCGGGAATTCGCATCCGGAGTGGTACATGTCCGTCATCGAACTCTTCGGCGTCCTCGTTCTCGTTCCACCCGTGATCGGAGTGGTCGCGCTGTTCGGGACGCGACGGCTGGGGCGCAGGCTCGACAGTGTCCGGCTGGGGAAGGTGACGCGGTGGACGGTGGGTGCCGCGGCGAGCACGAACCTGCTGGCGCTGCTGCTGCTCACAGTGGGCACGGCGGCCCTCGATCCGTCCAGGCTGAACGTGAGCCTGGTGTGCAACGTGCTGGCGATCGGCTGGGTCGCGTTCAGCTTCTGGCTGCTCCCGCCGGCCTTCCGGCCCCGGCCCGCGCTCGCCGCATGA
- a CDS encoding DivIVA domain-containing protein: MTTALIYLVVMLLVAAVVFLLAAVVFGRGEELAPLPPGGSPTRLPAEDITAEDVHAVRYQMVLRGYKMSEVDWVMRRLGVEIEDLRAKVAELEAEREGAR; the protein is encoded by the coding sequence GTGACGACCGCCCTGATCTATCTCGTAGTCATGCTGCTGGTGGCCGCTGTGGTGTTCTTGCTGGCCGCCGTGGTGTTCGGCAGGGGCGAGGAGCTGGCCCCGCTGCCGCCCGGCGGCTCGCCGACCAGGCTGCCCGCCGAGGACATCACCGCCGAAGACGTCCACGCCGTCCGCTATCAGATGGTGCTGCGCGGCTACAAGATGTCCGAAGTGGACTGGGTGATGCGGCGGCTCGGCGTCGAGATCGAGGACCTGCGGGCCAAGGTGGCCGAACTGGAGGCCGAGCGCGAGGGCGCCAGGTGA
- a CDS encoding permease prefix domain 1-containing protein, translating into MTVIEAYLGELRTRLDGPASAKRDLLREARDGLNDAADAYRDGGWSEHEAQRRAVADFGPVHLIARDYQAELGMHSGTRTLWKLILGVPMMQLAWEFARKWTFGDWSQLSTPTPGWYKYVAQFTHGSVFIVPMLGVIALLCMRWLSRRMDGARLVRTAGVLIGEAVGLNLLSVALLVIATGFIDASRLFLSVPCGILMVLWVVLSVRLALLARRSWRSCATIVA; encoded by the coding sequence ATGACGGTGATCGAGGCGTACCTCGGCGAACTGCGCACCCGGCTGGACGGCCCGGCGTCGGCGAAGCGGGATCTGCTGCGCGAGGCACGGGACGGGCTCAACGACGCCGCGGACGCGTATCGCGACGGCGGTTGGAGCGAGCACGAGGCGCAACGGCGCGCGGTCGCCGATTTCGGGCCGGTGCATCTGATCGCACGGGACTATCAGGCCGAACTGGGGATGCACAGCGGCACCCGCACCCTGTGGAAACTGATCCTCGGTGTGCCGATGATGCAGCTCGCCTGGGAGTTCGCCCGCAAATGGACCTTCGGTGACTGGTCGCAGCTTTCGACGCCGACGCCGGGTTGGTACAAGTACGTCGCCCAGTTCACGCACGGCTCGGTTTTCATCGTGCCGATGCTGGGTGTGATCGCGCTGCTCTGCATGCGCTGGCTTTCCCGGCGGATGGACGGCGCAAGGCTGGTCAGGACCGCCGGCGTGCTGATCGGCGAGGCCGTCGGGCTGAACCTGCTTTCGGTGGCGCTGCTGGTGATCGCCACGGGGTTCATCGACGCGTCGAGACTGTTCCTGTCGGTGCCGTGCGGCATCCTCATGGTGCTCTGGGTGGTGCTCAGCGTACGACTCGCGTTGCTGGCGCGACGATCGTGGCGTTCGTGTGCCACGATCGTGGCGTGA